In Scophthalmus maximus strain ysfricsl-2021 chromosome 5, ASM2237912v1, whole genome shotgun sequence, a single window of DNA contains:
- the sox4a gene encoding transcription factor SOX-4a yields MVQHMSQTESAHAHSPGGDSTDTGDMDLEMDASPTPESPSSGARSDLAWCKTPTGHIKRPMNAFMVWSQIERRKIMEQSPDMHNAEISKRLGKRWKLLKDTDKIPFIREAERLRLKHMADYPDYKYRPRKKVKSVSGASNKADRAEKSGERSAKAGVKRSPASKGASRTHKQASLKSAPGQDYASPGDHQALFKSRSVSGARQIPEKRTGEARRGHMFGGAGSLESGPPSVGVPASPTLSSSAESSDPLSLYEEQSPAASESSHTARLRYARASSPTPSASHSSSSVSSSSDEEFEDERLDPNPSPGFESMSLGGMGFSDAELDRDLDWSFGECGAGSHFDFPDYCTPEVSEMISGDWLESTISNLVFTY; encoded by the coding sequence ATGGTGCAGCACATGAGCCAGACGGAGAGCGCCCACGCGCACTCCCCCGGCGGGGACTCCACGGACACGGGAGACATGGACCTGGAGATGGACGCGTCGCCGACCCCCGAGTCCCCGTCTTCCGGGGCGCGGAGCGACTTGGCGTGGTGCAAAACCCCGACGGGGCACATCAAGAGACCCATGAACGCGTTCATGGTCTGGTCGCAGAtcgagaggaggaagatcatGGAGCAGTCGCCGGACATGCACAACGCTGAGATCTCCAAGAGGCTGGGGAAGCGCTGGAAGCTGCTGAAGGACACAGACAAGATCCCGTTCATCCGCGAGGCGGAGCGACTCAGACTCAAGCACATGGCCGACTACCCAGACTACAAGTACCGGCCCAGGAAGAAGGTCAAGTCGGTCAGCGGAGCGAGTAACAAGGCGGACCGCGCGGAGAAGAGCGGGGAGCGCAGCGCCAAAGCCGGCGTGAAACGGAGCCCCGCGTCCAAAGGAGCGAGCAGGACGCACAAACAGGCGAGCCTGAAGAGCGCCCCGGGGCAGGACTACGCGTCTCCCGGTGACCACCAGGCGCTCTTCAAATCCAGGTCAGTGTCTGGGGCAAGGCAGATCCCAGAGAAGCGCACAGGGGAGGCGAGGCGCGGCCACATGTTCGGCGGCGCAGGCAGTCTGGAGAGCGGCCCCCCCTCCGTGGGAGTACCGGCCAGTCCCACCCTGAGCAGCTCGGCGGAGTCCAGCGACCCGCTCAGCCTGTACGAGGAGCAGAGCCCGGCGGCCAGCGAGTCATCGCACACCGCGCGCCTCCGGTACGCTCGCGCCTCCTCCCCGACCCCGTCCgcctctcactcttcctcatccGTGTCATCGTCCTCCGACGAAGAGTTCGAAGACGAGCGGCTCGACCCGAACCCGAGCCCCGGCTTTGAGAGCATGTCCCTGGGTGGCATGGGCTTCTCCGACGCAGAGCTGGACCGGGACCTGGACTGGAGCTTCGGGGAGTGCGGGGCGGGATCTCACTTCGACTTCCCCGACTACTGCACGCCGGAGGTCAGCGAGATGATCTCGGGAGACTGGCTGGAGTCCACCATCTCCAACCTGGTGTTCACCTACTGA